The Lolium rigidum isolate FL_2022 chromosome 2, APGP_CSIRO_Lrig_0.1, whole genome shotgun sequence genomic interval ATTCTGGCTGCACATATCATATGTGGTGTTGTTAATATTGTATTCACgttgtgtttcttttctatttgactACAGTGAAGTTAGCGGTGACAGAGAAGTGCAACGCACTATGTTGGAGTTGCTGAATCAGCTGGATGGATTCAGCAGTGATGAGAGGATAAAGGTAAGGGTCTCCTAATATCTGTCTCTGTAATCTGAATGCGTCCAAGCTCAACATGTAAAGATAATTGGTTTTGTCAAAAGATTAATTAGATAAAACAGGGAATTGTATTGGATTGCAAATGAGGCTTCTAGTGATCATAATCTGAGAGATGACCAATACCCTGACTGATGTTTTAGTAGTACTATATTTTTAACGCATGGTTGTTGTGACTTGCAGGTGATTGCCGCAACAAATCGCGCAGATATTCTTGATCCCGCTTTACTGCGTTCTGGCCGTCTGGACCGAAAGATTGAGTTCCCTCATCCGAAGGAGGAAGCAAGAGCTAGGATTTTGCAAGTATGTGTCCTGAAATTTGTGAAGCCCGTTAGCTCTTGTTGTAAACTTTGCTGTCCTTTATAGTTTTGTGAACTCAAACAAGTTTGGTCTGCGTTGTATTTTGTAGATTCACTCGCGGAAGATGAACGTAAACCCTGATGTCAACTTTGAAGAGTTGGCTCGCTCAACTGATGATTTCAATGGTGCACAGCTGAAGGCCGTTTGTGTAGAAGCTGGCATGCTTGCTCTACGCAGAGATGCTACAGAGGTTTGTGCTGACTTTTGTTCTTCCGTACCTTGAGGGTCCTTGTGGAAGAGTATCGACTGTTTGGTAGACAGTGGAGGATGACAACTACAGATAAAATGGATTAGGATCCTGGGGATCAGTAAATAAAGTTTTAACTGCTTGAATAGATTTATAGTATGTTCAGCATGAACTGAATATTCTCAAATTTAGTATACAGTAATAGAGTAGCATAATGGCATTGATTGATCTTCATATGCGCTGCTGATAATTCAGTGCAACTTTGCTGGTGACCTGGCTGCATCTGAAATATGTAGCTATATTTGGAGACGATCAATAATGTATTGTTGAGTCTGAACCTGTCTCTACTCGTGCAGGTGATCCATGAAGATTTCAACGACGGCATTATCCAAGTGCAAGCAAAGAAGAAGTCCAGCTTGAATTATTATGCTTAGTTCCCCTAAGATAGTGAATATGCTAAGGGAACCGTTGGTCCTGTGGATTTGTCCAACTGTTTGTAACACTAACATTTATATTCTGAAATCGTGTTTGGTCTCAGTTTATCATGATAATATGAAGCACGTTTTGCTTTGATCCTATTCTTTAAGTGCTTTAAAAATTACTGCAACAGCAATTGCCCCTTAGGTTTCCTCTTTATGCACGTTTTGCTTTGATCCTATTCTTCAAGTGCTTTAAAATTTACTGTTAACATGGGTGTCTAAACGGAATGTTAAAGCTGGATTAGACCGTTGGCAATGCCATGTATGAATCTTAGGTAGCTCGAGCCAGACTGATCCTTGCCACTGGCTTCTGTTACATTGATGATGTGGACGAATGTTTCATTTGAGGAAACGAACCCTACTGCAACCTCGTAGTATTGTTCGTTTTGAAAGCGATCCAGTTAAGGTGTTTGGAATGTGATTTTGCAACTTCTTCAGATAACAGTGGTAATAATGGTGTTAAATAGTGTGTATTCAGATTGCTCTGTAATTTCTGTAGCGTAACTGGATTGTCAATTTGCGATTACAAATATCTCTCCACTCACCCATGACTGGGGAATTGTTTGTTTGGGTAGATAATTGCAGCCAGATTTGATCGATTAATGATCTGGTTTGTGGTGTCATTTGATTCATTTTATGTTTGAGTTTCCTTATGAAACAAACGCCTTCTAAATGGTGTGTCAGTTTTTTCGCGGATTGAATCATCCATATGGAGCAATCTAGTCTTATTGCATGATGTGAGTGTTTCCCAATGCCTTTGCAAGCACCAAATGAATGGACCTTTGTTTCAAGTTATTTATCCAACAATAATGGTATGACATTCATGAGTCTCGAAACAAAACTACCACCGAATGCAATCTTTTCCATTTTATACACAAGAGAAACAGCAACAATGGAGCTGCTCTTACAGGGGAACCTGGAACATTTTCAGGATAGGAAAACAGAACGTAGCCTCGTATGGACATTTATGGACACAGCATGAAGAGAACTGGCGCTTGTCGCTGCCGGAAGGTAGGACAAGATTTACCGAACGCAGGAGGGTAGGGTGAAGCCGTGGCACATGAAGGCGAGCACGATGTATATTATCGCCAGGAGGATGAATATCAACGCAACTCTGCAAAGAGGGCAAGAAGATAATGTGTGTGAGGTAAATTCTTACTATAAAAAGCTAAAGTGGATATCAACTTTGTAGATTAATTAAAGAGTGACACAATAACTCATTAATAGTTTCGGCATGAAGGTGTGAAAGTGAAAAACCATAATCGAAACGCGAGAGTAAAAAACTACTCTAAAGGGCATTTGCTTACGTGAGCTTGACATTTCTCCACCAGACGGTGTTTCTGAAACGTCGAGCTTGCCTTTTGAATCGCATCGTGTTCCCTTGCATAGTTGCGGTCTTGTCAACCAACAATTCCAAACGATCACCTCTCTCGAGTACTTTGTCAATGTTGTCGATCATAACACTCCGAACCTGCAACGGAACAACAATTCAAACAATCAAACTCTGAGTTATAAGAGTAATAGTTGAGGCCAATTAAATATAGATGCAGAACTTGGCAAGAATAAGGACTTCAACAAGGGGAGACAATTCCACATCTTTAAACCAGAGCATTGACTCTTGACAAATGTACTAATTGACCTATAATCCTACCTAAACTAGATGGGGATCATAGCTAAATACCAAGTGGACTAAAAGTTAAGTTACGCGTAACAGAGATAACACAAGGCAGAATACCTGATCCATTTCACCCTTCATGCGATTTATGCTATCGGCGTTTGGGTCATTTGAGAAGTAATCCATTTGCTTACTCAAAACCCTCGAGAACTCTTCATTCATAGCGTATGGAAGAGCAGTAAGAGCTGCACGACCGTACGTCTTGACGAATTTTCCATGGATATCTTCAAGAAACGCGAAAGGAATCCGTCCTGCGACATGGCAGATAGCAGAGTTATCACCGAAAGAAATAATTGCGAATGCCGGGCTATTAAACCATACAATTGCTAACTGTGATAGCACTGAATAGTGAGAGTCAATATCGTGTCAAGAACAAGAGGGGCTAATTAATCCTTTTGCACCATCTGTTCAATGGCAAAGAATAAGTGGTGTAAATTATTTTTGTCAACTGTAAATAGTTTTTAGGCCCAATGCTCGAGTGCAATGTAAAATTGGTGACAAATTTGTAGAAAAGCAATCCAAAGCTACTCgatcaaaattcagaaaaatcaatttttttttgaaaatgctgCTCCATCTATAACCGAACTACATTTGTGCAATTCCGCATTGACACTCCATCTGCACATGGCCTGCCCATCTGTTCTTATCCTACCCGCATGGCCGCATTCTATTCCTCCAGATCCGGCCGCCTCGACTTTACGAAGAAAGTCACCCGCACGGCATTGCAGTTCAAGGTAGGCAGGCAGGGAACATCACGAGAAACGGCGGCGATCGAGACGATCAGTCAATTAGCGCGGCGCGCGATCGTGCAATGTACTAGGATGTGCAGTAAAACTTACGTCCGGCGGCGTCGTCGGTCATGCAGAGCGTGGTGAGGCCGTCGGCGCGCCTGACGTGGAAGACGTAGAGGCCCTGGGTGTAGGAGACGTGGCAGTCGTCGTTGGCGCCATTGGCGTGGAGGCGCTCAAGGATCTGCCGCGCGACGGCCCCCGCGTTGGAGGccgtgccccccgcgccgccgtgCTCCGCCAGCACCGCCGCGCCCCGCGCCACCACCGCGTACTGGATCTTCCCCATCGATCGATCGGTCGATCTCCGGCCGGCCCGATCGCTCTCCCTCCGCCGTCGACCCTCTCCCTTCTTCCTCCCGAACGAGGGGGAGAAAATCGAGAGGAGAGGGGCGGAcctggtttggtttggtttggtttcGTTTGGTTTGTTTGACGGGGCACCTCGCCGCGATACGTACAACTAGTAATGGAGCGCCATGATCGATGCACATGCAtgatctagttttttttttaatataaacttgtttaaagttttttttttagggAAAAAACCTAATACGCACTATATTTTGGCATAGGGAGTACTACTTTTTATCTCTTGTCATAAGTTAACCTTTTTTAAAGGCGAACGCTGGGCGTCGGTCGCCGGATCGTGACCCCAAAATCGGTTGTCCTCCGCACCATCGGATCGCTATCGAACATCTAGAATCAATCGCATTAGGAAGTTTACATTATAGCCCCCGGTTTCTGAAGAATCAACCCGTAGTACTATAGTATTTTTTAGATAATAGTTTAAATGTAGTTTTACATTTGCCACCCTCCTTTTTTGGAAACCAACCCGTAGTAAGATACTCCACTTTAAAACGACAGAGCACCCCTAATGTGAAGAGTATTATAATAAAAATCCTCTCTCCGcgtacaaaaaatatatactattacaacaaaaagtcg includes:
- the LOC124693413 gene encoding vesicle-associated membrane protein 711-like, coding for MGKIQYAVVARGAAVLAEHGGAGGTASNAGAVARQILERLHANGANDDCHVSYTQGLYVFHVRRADGLTTLCMTDDAAGRRIPFAFLEDIHGKFVKTYGRAALTALPYAMNEEFSRVLSKQMDYFSNDPNADSINRMKGEMDQVRSVMIDNIDKVLERGDRLELLVDKTATMQGNTMRFKRQARRFRNTVWWRNVKLTVALIFILLAIIYIVLAFMCHGFTLPSCVR